A window from Candidatus Neptunochlamydia vexilliferae encodes these proteins:
- a CDS encoding bis(5'-nucleosyl)-tetraphosphatase, translated as MQVNGFGIIPLTYRKQVWEAFLIQHLEGGHWGFPKGHPEKGESPKQTAERELLEETGMTVGRYLDAPYLVEKYQYIHDGLLIDKTVRFYLAETASPKYTLQAEEICGGKWLLLKDLLSYATFEEEKNLYLSLIKSLES; from the coding sequence ATGCAGGTTAATGGATTTGGGATTATCCCGCTGACTTACCGTAAACAGGTGTGGGAAGCATTCCTGATCCAACATCTCGAAGGAGGTCATTGGGGCTTTCCCAAGGGACACCCTGAAAAGGGGGAATCGCCCAAACAAACCGCTGAAAGGGAGCTTCTCGAAGAGACCGGCATGACGGTCGGTCGCTACCTCGACGCCCCATATCTCGTCGAAAAGTACCAATATATCCATGACGGCCTTCTCATCGATAAAACGGTCCGCTTCTACCTCGCTGAGACGGCCAGTCCAAAATATACTCTCCAAGCGGAGGAAATCTGTGGGGGAAAGTGGCTCCTCCTCAAAGATCTCCTCTCTTATGCGACTTTTGAGGAGGAAAAGAACTTGTACCTATCTCTGATTAAGTCTCTTGAGAGTTAA
- the fabF gene encoding beta-ketoacyl-ACP synthase II, with translation MTKKRRVVVTGMSVVSCFGTDVDKFYQSLLEGKSGITPITQFPCEEYSTRFAGGVQDFEVGDYMDKKQARRVDPFIRYTMVAGKKALEDAGLTGEALEKLEKSRCGVLIGSGMGGMSVFFDGNKTLLEKSFKRITPFFVPFIITNMGGGLLAIDLGFTGPNYSISTACATANYSIVSAAQHIERGDTDLMICGGAEAPINPIGVAGFVVMKALSERNEEMDTASRPWDKTRDGFVIGEGAGVLVLEEYEHAKKRGATILAEYLGGAVSTDAYHITSPREDGAGVASCIETALKDGNVSKERVNYINAHATSTSVGDLCEIRGIRTVFGDQVKKMKMNATKSMTGHCLGAAGGVEAVATIKAINTGKLHPNPNLKDPEDEVKDFDIVGDKAEDFEVDAAISNSFGFGGHNSVVVFGKYAG, from the coding sequence GTGACGAAAAAACGGCGTGTTGTTGTAACAGGAATGAGCGTTGTCTCCTGTTTTGGGACCGATGTCGATAAGTTTTATCAAAGCCTTCTTGAAGGAAAAAGTGGGATCACTCCGATTACCCAATTTCCTTGCGAGGAGTACTCAACCCGTTTTGCGGGAGGGGTTCAAGACTTTGAAGTGGGCGACTATATGGACAAAAAACAGGCCCGCCGTGTCGATCCTTTCATCCGCTACACGATGGTCGCAGGAAAAAAAGCCCTAGAAGATGCTGGGCTGACCGGAGAGGCCCTTGAAAAACTCGAAAAATCCCGCTGCGGTGTTTTGATCGGTTCTGGAATGGGAGGGATGTCGGTCTTTTTTGATGGAAACAAGACCCTCCTCGAAAAGAGCTTTAAAAGAATTACCCCTTTCTTCGTCCCTTTTATCATCACCAATATGGGTGGGGGACTTTTAGCAATCGATCTCGGCTTCACAGGGCCGAACTACTCGATTTCAACAGCGTGTGCCACCGCTAACTACTCGATTGTCTCTGCCGCGCAACATATTGAGCGGGGGGATACTGACCTCATGATTTGCGGAGGAGCTGAAGCGCCGATTAACCCGATTGGTGTAGCAGGATTTGTTGTGATGAAAGCTCTTTCTGAGCGGAACGAAGAGATGGATACCGCTTCTCGCCCTTGGGATAAAACCCGTGACGGTTTTGTCATTGGAGAGGGAGCCGGCGTCCTTGTTCTCGAAGAGTATGAGCATGCAAAAAAACGGGGAGCAACCATCCTTGCCGAGTACCTGGGTGGCGCCGTTTCAACCGATGCTTATCACATCACTAGCCCTCGCGAAGATGGCGCTGGAGTCGCATCATGTATCGAAACAGCCCTCAAAGATGGGAACGTTTCCAAAGAGAGAGTGAACTATATCAATGCCCATGCGACATCGACCTCAGTGGGCGATCTGTGTGAGATCCGAGGGATCCGGACCGTCTTTGGTGACCAGGTGAAGAAGATGAAGATGAATGCGACCAAGTCGATGACTGGCCACTGTCTTGGTGCTGCTGGAGGGGTCGAAGCCGTTGCCACCATCAAAGCGATCAATACGGGAAAACTTCACCCGAATCCGAACCTTAAAGATCCCGAAGATGAAGTGAAAGACTTTGACATCGTCGGCGACAAAGCTGAAGACTTTGAAGTGGACGCAGCGATCTCCAATTCCTTTGGATTTGGAGGGCACAACTCGGTCGTTGTCTTCGGTAAATATGCAGGTTAA
- the rsfS gene encoding ribosome silencing factor: protein MTDYLKQIAQTIFDKKGSNIIAIDVKGISSITDYILIADGNVDRHVVSLAKEIQDVMREVGEKPAHVEGMEHGEWVVLDYFQVVIHLFLPEMRQKYQLERLWPDGKVIDLDFEVKK from the coding sequence ATGACTGATTATTTAAAGCAAATCGCACAGACAATTTTTGACAAGAAAGGCTCGAACATCATCGCGATTGATGTGAAGGGGATTTCTTCGATTACCGACTACATCTTGATTGCAGATGGGAATGTGGACCGCCATGTGGTCTCTTTGGCAAAAGAGATCCAAGATGTCATGCGGGAAGTAGGCGAAAAGCCAGCCCATGTTGAGGGAATGGAGCATGGAGAGTGGGTCGTTTTAGACTATTTCCAGGTGGTGATCCACCTCTTCCTCCCGGAGATGCGGCAAAAATATCAATTAGAACGACTATGGCCCGATGGGAAGGTCATAGATTTAGATTTTGAGGTAAAAAAGTGA
- the nadD gene encoding nicotinate (nicotinamide) nucleotide adenylyltransferase has protein sequence MAKKIGFFGGTFDPIHFGHLNLAIRIKEMHGLDQVLFCPAHVSPTKGDAPPVAAANHRLNMLQLALEDVPGCDPCNGEISRPPPSYTIDTVREIGGELFLIVAEDTAYGFGEWKEIDALLELAPPLVGVRHGFDPKRLEQLPEKIKLKVEAGRCEIPAMDVSSTEVRERLKKRLYVGHLIPGKVLDYIHQNTIYSP, from the coding sequence ATGGCAAAGAAAATTGGTTTTTTTGGGGGGACCTTTGACCCCATCCACTTTGGACATCTCAATTTGGCGATTCGCATTAAAGAGATGCATGGCCTTGATCAGGTCCTTTTCTGTCCTGCCCATGTGTCGCCCACAAAAGGGGATGCGCCTCCTGTTGCAGCGGCGAACCACCGGTTGAATATGTTGCAGCTGGCGCTCGAAGATGTTCCCGGATGTGACCCTTGTAATGGGGAGATTTCTCGCCCTCCTCCTTCATATACAATCGATACGGTCCGGGAGATCGGGGGAGAACTTTTCCTCATTGTCGCTGAGGATACCGCTTATGGCTTTGGAGAGTGGAAAGAGATCGATGCGCTCCTAGAGCTGGCCCCCCCTCTTGTAGGGGTGCGCCACGGCTTCGACCCCAAAAGATTGGAGCAGCTTCCTGAAAAAATAAAATTGAAAGTTGAAGCGGGAAGGTGTGAAATCCCCGCAATGGATGTGAGCAGCACCGAGGTGCGGGAGAGACTCAAAAAAAGACTTTATGTTGGCCACCTAATTCCTGGAAAAGTCCTGGACTACATTCACCAAAATACTATATACTCTCCGTAA
- a CDS encoding HAD family hydrolase: MKQISAFDLDHTLVSSNSSLLFYRYLIAKGFYRPLSILRTLIYSIRHHYFNLSLTDLHILAFDEFLKGAPLPLVQEEVLQFLKKDFFRFLYYPTFSRLRRAQHAGHHTIILSNGPSFIVGPIAEYLEVSEWRSSHYSVDEEGNFDKVESVLLGIDKASYIKTLIEKFKTKAKQVTAYSDSDLDLPFLEAAGTPVAVRPNSKLRKISEQNAWEII, encoded by the coding sequence TTGAAGCAAATCAGCGCCTTTGACCTAGACCATACATTGGTCTCCTCTAACTCTAGCCTCCTCTTCTACCGCTACCTCATTGCCAAAGGGTTTTACCGCCCCCTCTCGATTTTGCGCACCCTCATCTACTCAATCCGCCACCACTACTTTAATCTTTCCCTCACCGACCTGCACATCCTTGCTTTTGATGAGTTCCTTAAAGGGGCTCCCCTCCCTCTTGTTCAGGAAGAGGTGTTGCAGTTCCTTAAAAAAGATTTCTTTCGTTTCCTCTACTATCCCACTTTTTCCCGTCTTCGCAGGGCGCAACATGCTGGTCACCACACCATCATTCTCTCGAACGGTCCCTCCTTCATCGTTGGCCCCATCGCCGAATATCTTGAGGTGAGTGAATGGCGCTCTTCCCATTACTCTGTTGATGAAGAGGGAAATTTTGACAAGGTGGAGTCGGTCCTTTTGGGGATAGATAAAGCGAGCTACATCAAAACGCTCATTGAGAAGTTTAAGACAAAAGCCAAACAGGTGACTGCCTACTCAGATAGTGACCTCGACCTTCCTTTCCTAGAAGCTGCGGGAACCCCCGTTGCCGTTCGTCCCAACAGCAAACTCCGCAAAATCTCCGAACAAAACGCTTGGGAGATTATTTAG